One stretch of Nicotiana tabacum cultivar K326 chromosome 18, ASM71507v2, whole genome shotgun sequence DNA includes these proteins:
- the LOC107803447 gene encoding secreted RxLR effector protein 161-like, with protein sequence MDEAGPPMNQTMYRGIIGSLLYLTASRPDIVFSVGLCARFQSNPKESHLKTAKSILRYLKGTQDLVLYYPSGDSFNLIGYADADYAGYLVDRKNTSGMAHFLGSCLIFWGTKKQNSAAFQQLKQNM encoded by the coding sequence atggatgaagcTGGGCCTCCTATGAATCAAActatgtatagaggcattattgggtctcttCTTTATCTCACTGCAAGCAGGCCTGATATTGTCTTCAGTGTGGGgctatgtgcaaggtttcaatcaaacCCCAAGGAATCTCATTTGAAGACTGCCAAAAGTAttctgagatatctcaaaggaacacaGGACCTGGTGCTTTATTATCCCTCAGGTGACAGCTTTAATCTCATTGGATATGCTGATGCagactatgcaggttatcttgtaGACAGGAAAAACACCTCTGGAATGGCTCATTTCCTAGGATCATGTCTTATCTTTTGGGGCACAAAGAAGCAAAACTCAGCGGCTTTTCAACAGCTAAAGCAGAATATGTAG
- the LOC107803446 gene encoding uncharacterized protein LOC107803446 produces MTMINPSQNLSKQNHQSSVYGYYESFSRMSQLAEEGYEYYSQRAGDCLLGSDLALIEPMAEDESRTGSINETGSTSKDNNDINNIQEKAKDKEEDEGWLQLSIGTATNKPQIRGPVELDLLRSELQGKSIFQHHNNIPEFRAPPPPKQQLVMTTSTSSLFLQNPTSSTMFPQEINWGFRPMQIQQNIDPNFMPLVSAAGSYFSPRPFPVLHAGIGVPGPSTNIDFRVIHPPKRPLSGLWFSLQASLNQAKEPFLPQISKSYLRIKDGRMTIRLVLKYLVNKLQLENESEIEITCRGQQLQPFLTLQHVRDHIWSTTNAADNTTPSNHVMVLHYGRTIAA; encoded by the exons ATGACCATGATTAAtccttctcaaaacctttctaaACAGAATCATCAGAGCAGTGTTTATGGTTATTACGAGAGTTTTAGTCGTATGAGCCAATTAGCAGAAGAAGGATATGAATATTATAGCCAACGTGCAGGAGATTGTTTATTAGGATCTGATCTAGCACTGATTGAACCAATGGCTGAAGATGAATCAAGAACCGGCAGTATTAACGAAACCGGTTCTACTTCCAAAGATAACAACGATATTAACAATATTCAAGAAAAAGCTAAAGACAAGGAAGAAGATGAAGGGTGGCTTCAGCTGAGTATTGGCACAGCCACCAACAAGCCACAAATTAGAGGACCAGTGGAGCTTGATCTGTTGCGTTCTGAATTACAAGGAAAATCCATATTTCAACATCATAATAATATTCCTGAATTTAGAGCACCTCCACCTCCAAAACAGCAGCTTGTTATGACTACTAGTACATCGTCATTGTTTTTGCAAAATCCCACTTCTTCTACAATGTTTCCTCAAGAGATTAACTGGGGTTTTAGACCTATGCAAATCCAACAGAATATCGATCCTAATTTTATGCCTCTAGTTTCAGCAGCAGGATCATATTTTAGCCCTCGGCCATTTCCAGTACTTCATGCCGGAATAGGAGTTCCTGGACCAAGTACTAATATAGATTTCAGGGTCATTCATCCTCCAAAAAGACCACTTTCTGGGTTATGGTTTTCCCTACAAGCATCCTTAAACCA AGCAAAAGAACCCTTTCTGCCACAGATATCCAAGAGCTACCTTAGAATCAA AGATGGGAGGATGACGATACGATTGGTGTTGAAGTATTTGGTCAATAAGCTCCAATTGGAAAACGAATCAGAG ATAGAGATAACATGTAGAGGCCAACAGCTACAGCCTTTCTTGACATTGCAACATGTAAGAGATCATATATGGAGTACAACTAATGCTGCTGACAACACAACACCTTCTAATCATGTCATGGTTCTACATTATGGTAGAACAATTGCTGCTTAA